Proteins co-encoded in one Ziziphus jujuba cultivar Dongzao chromosome 9, ASM3175591v1 genomic window:
- the LOC107426415 gene encoding pentatricopeptide repeat-containing protein At4g02820, mitochondrial isoform X1, which yields MLVRSIRTYLAAVRHFSAAASAAEKASTTCAVAKNSGGGGRDTLGKRLMSLVYPKRSAVIAISKWKEEGHSVRKYELNRIVRELRKLKRYKHALEICEWMTLQQDIKLVPGDYAVHLDLIAKVRGIKSAEKFFEDLPEKMTGQATCTALLHTYAKNNLSSKAEALMAKMSECGFLRNPLPYNHMLSLYISNGQLEKVPKMVEELKKNASPDVVTYNLLLTVCASQNDVETAEKVLVELRKSKINPDWVTYSSLTNLYIKNAFTEKAASTLKEMEKMVSRKNRVAYSSLLSLHTNIRDKDGVCRIWKKMKSCFRKMNDAEYTCMISSLVKLEEFKEAEDLYNEWESISGTGDARVPNILLAAYINRNQMETAEIFYDRLAEKGINPCYTTWELLTWGYLKEKQMDKVLDYFKKAVNSVKKWDPDDRLVREVFKRLEEQGNVEVAEQMLVILRNAGHLNTEIYNSILRTYATAGKMPLIVAERMEKDNVELDEETRELIKKTSKMRVSEVTCNFS from the exons ATGTTAGTCCGCTCCATCCGCACTTACCTCGCCGCCGTACGACATTTCTCGGCTGCAGCATCGGCGGCGGAGAAAGCTTCAACGACATGCGCCGTCGCCAAGAACAGTGGTGGCGGAGGCCGAGACACCTTGGGCAAAAGACTTATGAGCCTGGTGTACCCAAAACGCAGCGCCGTAATTGCTATCAGCAAATGGAAAGAGGAAGGTCACTCTGTCCGCAAATACGAGCTTAATCGTATAGTTCGGGAGCTCCGTAAGCTGAAGCGTTACAAACACGCCCTAGag ATATGTGAATGGATGACCTTACAACAAGATATCAAGTTGGTACCTGGTGACTATGCTGTTCACTTGGACTTGATTGCAAAAGTTCGTGGAATAAAAAGTGCAGAAAAGTTTTTTGAGGATCTTCCTGAGAAGATGACTGGACAGGCTACCTGTACAGCTCTACTTCACACCTATGCCAAGAACAACTTGTCCTCCAAAGCCGAAGCTCTAATGGCTAAAATGTCAGAATGTGGTTTCTTGAGGAATCCCCTTCCTTATAACCACATGCTATCACTGTACATCTCCAACGGGCAACTAGAGAAGGTTCCTAAAATGGTTGAGGAATTAAAGAAGAATGCTTCACCAGATGTTGTTACTTACAATCTATTGCTTACTGTTTGTGCTTCACAAAATGATGTTGAAACAGCAGAAAAAGTTCTTGTTGAGCTAAGGAAGTCGAAGATTAATCCTGACTGGGTGACATATAGTTCCTTAACCAATTTGTACATAAAAAATGCTTTCACTGAAAAAGCAGCATCTACTTTAAAGGAGATGGAGAAAATGGTGTCTCGGAAAAACCGAGTTGCATATTCATCTCTTCTCAGTTTGCATACAAACATTAGAGATAAGGATGGTGTTTGCAGAATCTGGAAGAAAATGAAGTCATGCTTTCGCAAAATGAATGATGCTGAGTATACTTGCATGATATCTTCTCTTGTGAAATTGGAAGAGTTCAAGGAAGCTGAAGATCTTTATAATGAGTGGGAATCCATTTCTGGGACAGGTGATGCTAGGGTTCCTAATATACTCCTTGCAGCTTATATAAACAGAAACCAAATGGAAACGGCTGAAATTTTTTACGATCGGTTGGCTGAGAAAGGCATCAATCCTTGTTACACTACCTGGGAGCTTCTTACATGGGGCTATCTAAAAGAAAAGCAGATGGACAAGGTGCTAGATTATTTTAAGAAAGCTGTGAATAGTGTGAAAAAGTGGGATCCCGATGACAGGTTGGTTAGAGAAGTATTTAAGAGACTAGAGGAGCAAGGCAATGTGGAAGTGGCAGAGCAAATGTTGGTAATTCTTCGGAACGCTGGTCATTTGAATACTGAAATATATAATTCCATCCTACGAACTTATGCAACAGCTGGTAAAATGCCACTCATAGTTGCAGAGCGTATGGAGAAGGATAATGTTGAGCTTGATGAAGAAACTCGCGAGTTAATAAAGAAAACTAGCAAAATGCGTGTGAGTGAAGTGACATgcaatttttcttaa
- the LOC107426415 gene encoding pentatricopeptide repeat-containing protein At4g02820, mitochondrial isoform X2 — translation MIVKQICEWMTLQQDIKLVPGDYAVHLDLIAKVRGIKSAEKFFEDLPEKMTGQATCTALLHTYAKNNLSSKAEALMAKMSECGFLRNPLPYNHMLSLYISNGQLEKVPKMVEELKKNASPDVVTYNLLLTVCASQNDVETAEKVLVELRKSKINPDWVTYSSLTNLYIKNAFTEKAASTLKEMEKMVSRKNRVAYSSLLSLHTNIRDKDGVCRIWKKMKSCFRKMNDAEYTCMISSLVKLEEFKEAEDLYNEWESISGTGDARVPNILLAAYINRNQMETAEIFYDRLAEKGINPCYTTWELLTWGYLKEKQMDKVLDYFKKAVNSVKKWDPDDRLVREVFKRLEEQGNVEVAEQMLVILRNAGHLNTEIYNSILRTYATAGKMPLIVAERMEKDNVELDEETRELIKKTSKMRVSEVTCNFS, via the coding sequence ATGATTGTTAAGCAGATATGTGAATGGATGACCTTACAACAAGATATCAAGTTGGTACCTGGTGACTATGCTGTTCACTTGGACTTGATTGCAAAAGTTCGTGGAATAAAAAGTGCAGAAAAGTTTTTTGAGGATCTTCCTGAGAAGATGACTGGACAGGCTACCTGTACAGCTCTACTTCACACCTATGCCAAGAACAACTTGTCCTCCAAAGCCGAAGCTCTAATGGCTAAAATGTCAGAATGTGGTTTCTTGAGGAATCCCCTTCCTTATAACCACATGCTATCACTGTACATCTCCAACGGGCAACTAGAGAAGGTTCCTAAAATGGTTGAGGAATTAAAGAAGAATGCTTCACCAGATGTTGTTACTTACAATCTATTGCTTACTGTTTGTGCTTCACAAAATGATGTTGAAACAGCAGAAAAAGTTCTTGTTGAGCTAAGGAAGTCGAAGATTAATCCTGACTGGGTGACATATAGTTCCTTAACCAATTTGTACATAAAAAATGCTTTCACTGAAAAAGCAGCATCTACTTTAAAGGAGATGGAGAAAATGGTGTCTCGGAAAAACCGAGTTGCATATTCATCTCTTCTCAGTTTGCATACAAACATTAGAGATAAGGATGGTGTTTGCAGAATCTGGAAGAAAATGAAGTCATGCTTTCGCAAAATGAATGATGCTGAGTATACTTGCATGATATCTTCTCTTGTGAAATTGGAAGAGTTCAAGGAAGCTGAAGATCTTTATAATGAGTGGGAATCCATTTCTGGGACAGGTGATGCTAGGGTTCCTAATATACTCCTTGCAGCTTATATAAACAGAAACCAAATGGAAACGGCTGAAATTTTTTACGATCGGTTGGCTGAGAAAGGCATCAATCCTTGTTACACTACCTGGGAGCTTCTTACATGGGGCTATCTAAAAGAAAAGCAGATGGACAAGGTGCTAGATTATTTTAAGAAAGCTGTGAATAGTGTGAAAAAGTGGGATCCCGATGACAGGTTGGTTAGAGAAGTATTTAAGAGACTAGAGGAGCAAGGCAATGTGGAAGTGGCAGAGCAAATGTTGGTAATTCTTCGGAACGCTGGTCATTTGAATACTGAAATATATAATTCCATCCTACGAACTTATGCAACAGCTGGTAAAATGCCACTCATAGTTGCAGAGCGTATGGAGAAGGATAATGTTGAGCTTGATGAAGAAACTCGCGAGTTAATAAAGAAAACTAGCAAAATGCGTGTGAGTGAAGTGACATgcaatttttcttaa
- the LOC107426440 gene encoding mitochondrial Rho GTPase 2, which yields MSDVSTGFSSPGDHTGIRIVVAGDRGTGKSSLIATVATESFPDNVAPVLPITRLPAYFYPDNVPITIVDTSSSLESSSKRNEEFKRADAIILTYACDQSMTLSRLCSYWLPELRQLKVKAPVILVGCKLDLRNVQQPMSMEQIMTPIMQQFREIETCIECSALALLQVPEVFYFAQKAVLHPATPLFDQDSQDLQPRCINALRRIFTLCDHDMDGALSDAELNEFQKKCFGTPLKAEDIEGLKRVVQEKVTDGVNQHGLTLTGFLFLHTIFIDKGNLESTWTVLRKFGYDNDLKLRDDFLPVPSKHAPDQSVELTNEAVEFLRGIFRLLDTDNDGSLRPSELDKLFGTAPESPWNEAPYDTAAERTGLGNLSLNGFLSEWALMTRLDPSRSLANLIYIGYSGDPASALHVTRRRSVDCKKQRTERSVFQCFVFGPKNSGKSALLGSLLGRPFSKSHSTTTTDERFSVNVVNQIGGNKKTLILREIPEDEVKKYLSSKEFLAACDVALFLYDISDEYSWKRSRELLVEVARKGEETGYGVPCLLIAAKEDRDPYPMAVQDSMRVCKELGIEAPFPLSVKLSDLNNVFGRIISVAERPHLSIPETETGRKRKHHQQLINRSLMCVSVGAAAAAVGVAAYRVYAARRNTSS from the exons ATGTCCGACGTCTCTACTGGATTTTCCAGTCCAGGTGACCATACGGGTATTCGGATCGTCGTTGCAGGTGACCGAGGCACCGGAAAGTCAAGCTTAATTGCCACCGTTGCCACTGAATCGTTTCCCGATAACGTTGCTCCGGTGCTTCCTATTACTCGTCTCCCCGCCTATTTCTATCCCGACAATGTTCCCATCACTATTGTCGACACTTCGTCCAG TTTGGAGAGCAGTAGCAAGCGCAATGAAGAATTCAAGCGAGCTGATGCTATTATCTTAACATATGCTTGTGATCAATCAATGACGCTTAGTCGCTTGTGTAGTTACTGGCTCCCTGAGCTTCGTCAGTTAAAG GTGAAGGCACCAGTTATTTTAGTTGGATGCAAGTTAGATTTGCGAAACGTGCAGCAGCCAATGAGCATGGAACAGATCATGACACCAATTATGCAACAATTTAGAGAGATTGAAACTTGTATCGAATGTTCTGCGCTTGCCCTCCTTCAG GTCCCCGAAGTTTTCTATTTTGCTCAAAAAGCAGTACTTCATCCAGCAACCCCATTGTTTGATCAAGATAGTCAGGATTTGCAACCACGATGTATTAATGCATTGAGAAGGATATTTACCCTATGTGACCATGACATGGATGGTGCCCTCAGTGATGCAGAGCTTAATGAATTTCAG AAAAAATGTTTTGGCACTCCATTAAAGGCTGAAGATATTGAGGGACTTAAAAGGGTTGTACAAGAAAAAGTAACAGATGGGGTCAACCAGCATGGTCTTACCCTCACAgggtttctttttcttcatactATTTTCATAGACAAAGGGAATCTCGAGTCAACTTGGACTGTACTTAGGAAATTTGGTTATGACAATGATTTAAAACTCAGAGATGATTTTCTCCCTGTTCCATCTAAGCATGCCCCTGACCAG AGTGTGGAGTTAACAAATGAAGCTGTGGAATTTCTGAGGGGGATCTTCCGATTACTTGACACTGATAAT GATGGATCCCTACGACCTTCTGAGCTTGACAAGCTGTTCGGTACTGCTCCAGAAAG TCCTTGGAATGAGGCTCCTTATGACACTGCTGCGGAGAGAACGGGTCTCGGTAATTTGTCTCTCAATGGGTTTCTATCTGAG TGGGCCCTAATGACAAGGCTAGATCCATCGCGGAGTTTGGCTAATCTGATATACATTGGATACAGTGGTGACCCTGCTTCTGCACTCCATGTTACTAGAAGAAGATCAGTAGATTGTAAGAAGCAAAGAACTGAAAGAAGCGTTTTTCAATGCTTTGTTTTTGGTCCTAAAAATTCTGGAAAATCTGCTCTTTTGGGTTCATTGTTAGGAAG GCCTTTCTCAAAGAGTCATAGTACTACTACAACTGATGAGCGTTTTTCAGTGAATGTTGTTAATCAGATTGGG GGGAATAAGAAGACGCTCATATTAAGGGAGATACCAGAAGACGAAGTTAAAAAGTATCTTTCTAGTAAGGAATTTCTGGCAGCTTGTGATGTTGCTCTTTTCCTCTATGACAT ATCAGATGAATATTCATGGAAGAGATCAAGGGAACTGCTTGTGGAGGTTGCCAGGAAAGGAGAAGAAACTGGCTATGGAGTACCTTGCCTCCTTATTGCTGCTAAGGAAGATCGGGATCCGTATCCAATGGCAGTTCAAGACTCAATGAGA GTTTGTAAGGAGTTGGGAATTGAGGCACCTTTTCCACTGAGCGTGAAGTTAAGTGATCTGAATAATGTATTTGGTAGAATTATTAGTGTAGCTGAGCGTCCTCACTTGAGCATTCCTGAAACTGAGACTGGGAGGAAACGCAAGCACCATCAACAGCTAATCAACCGCTCTCTTATGTGTGTCTCAG TTGgggctgctgctgctgctgttggAGTTGCAGCCTATCGTGTCTATGCAGCAAGGAGGAATACTTCGAGCTAG